TAAAAAGGTGCGTCGCATTCTCGATTCTGCGGTTCCCTCGGATCATTTTTCGCTGATGGATCGATTATTTTGATGTAGGAACGGAAAAAGGCAGTCAAGGAAGAACAGAGGGAGAAACGAAAGACCAAGATGCCAAAAGCTGAAAAGCAAAAATTGATTAAAAAGTCTGCCTCGCGACACTAGTCGAGTCCAAGGGTGACCATTGTCTTATTATGTATTTTGGACATTCGACGTATGGTTTACGATATATGTAAAGGATACTTCTACGCCTGTTTCCAATGTTTATGTTTTTGTGGGACTGGTAGAGAATGATTAGCTGGAGCTGGGATGTGGGGCCAACTCGTACCCGGTGAAATTTGAGATATTCTGGTCGTTACATAGCTGCAGCTGTATCGGACTGAAGCTACGAGTTGAAGGGGATGTAAAACACTCTATCGCTTTCGTAGCTCCTAAACACGTCCATGGAGGAAAGGGGATCTAAATCTTGCtagaagatggagagggGTGGGGGAGAAAAAAGGGCCAAATCAATCTACATCCAAATCCAGTCATCAAATTAAATCAAATATCAACGACCGCCAACTGTTCTGCGAGCGGGAGAGGGGGGACGGGATTGCACGGGTGTCTGGGGGACGTCATTGTTGACAGCAAAGTGGAATCTCAATCGATGGAGCTATTTGATTTGACGACCCATATCAGCAAAACCTTATTCTCCAACACGAGTAAAGATGCTGACGTACGACGGGCAGTTTGGGGAAAAGGACAAAGATCAAAGCGGCAAAGTTGAGAGCAAACAGGACATAGTCATAACGAGTATAATGCGTTGATATAAGGAATCTTGCCGAAAAAAAGTCAGCAAACAGAAAAAAAGACCCACGTGCGTCATAGACTCACAATCCTATAGGCACACTTGTCAGCCACTTTTTGGCTGGTGTGTATTGGGCACCTGAATCGATTTGTTCCCATAATGTAAGATCATCATAGGCTCCAGAGGTGGTCATGGTAGATTCAAAAGGAAGTCCGGTGACGTGATGGAAcatgatgaaggagaacTGATGCTCTGTAAGCAAACATGGTCATAACGGGTCGACAGAGATGGCGACCTACGGTGATATAGCTGAGATTGACGATTGTCCAACTGACATCTTGAGTCATACCCGGTATGGCGTCGATCAGCAACTTGCCACAACAGATGAGCACAGGATGTATCAGCCAAGCACCTGGAGGCAAAGTACAATGAGCTCGGCGCACGACACGATTCATTTTCAGATGCAAAGGACTGACCAGGCGCATTCACCCAGGCAGCATTCTCGTTATTACCAGCGCCGAGCCTGTCGACGACGTTATCCGGATCGTCGCCACCAACTTCGGTGACAGTGACCAAGCTTGAGCTGCGTGCGCGACCCTTGCTTGCGCGGAACTGGGGGGAGGGTGAATTTGAGTGCGAGTGATTTTGTAAGAAGGGGAGGGAGGCGCGGGAGACGGAGctggaggagagggagcgGAGGGCGGCTGCACGAGAAGAACTTGGGCGCGGGGGGGAGAGCGTGTCGAGCGCGGCGTCTTCGGGGATCGGCTGCGAGACCGAGCGCGACCGGGCGGGGGAGTGGGGGGAGAGCGTGAGTGTCACTGACGGGGGGGACATGGTGGGGGCAGTCGCAGGAAGTCCAGGGGCCGAAACAcgaagaggtggaggagggaTGTGTGTCGCTGGAAGAATCGGGCCACGACACCGCTGGGCTCTATGCTGCGCTGTGCCTGGGCAGACATTATGTAATCCGTGTGTTTTAGTCCACGTCACTCCTTTGCTTTACtagtagtagtagtagCTACTACCTACTAGGAAAAGTTGGAAGCAGCATACGAGCAACCACTCACCACCCAAAAATGCTCAGGCTCTGCCGCACATGCCGCCTGGGCGCTTATGCCCCGCGCAGGACGCTTGCCACCGCCGCCGCAGCCGGCCCCGACCTCCCCCCGCGACGGCCGCAAGCCCAGCTGCAACGCCCGGACAGAGCAGGCCGAGAACGGGAGCGCTTCCGTGCCCCCAGCAACAGACTCCGCCTCGCAGACATCCTCCAGACACTCGCAAAGTACAAGGCCGAGCACCGTTCGCCAACGCCCGTAGCGTACATCAACATTATCGAAGCAGCGAGCGAGTTCGCATTGGGCCACAAGGTCGATGGTGATCAAGGCGATGGCCTGGGGTTCCAGGTTGCCTTGGCGGCGTGGGAGGATGCGAAGCGGGGAGGCGTTGAGCTTGGGCAGGAAGGTATTGAAGCCATGATGAATGTGAGTAGACGTGATGTTTTTATAGCGATTTGCATAATGGTCTGAGCTGACATGTCGTTTCTAGTTTGCGGTGATCTATCCCCacctcctctcttccctccttctttACACCAAAAACCGCCGTCTCGCGACGTATAATGCCATGGCCAGAGTGGCCGCTTCCAGCTTTGAAGTCGAGCAGATGATTTATCTCCTGGAGGAAATGTCTCAGCAAGGGTTTGTTCCCAACA
The sequence above is drawn from the Cryptococcus gattii WM276 chromosome N, complete sequence genome and encodes:
- a CDS encoding ORMDL family ER protein, putative; orm1 protein (Similar to TIGR gene model, INSD accession AAW47165.1), translating into MSPPSVTLTLSPHSPARSRSVSQPIPEDAALDTLSPPRPSSSRAAALRSLSSSSVSRASLPFLQNHSHSNSPSPQFRASKGRARSSSLVTVTEVGGDDPDNVVDRLGAGNNENAAWVNAPGAWLIHPVLICCGKLLIDAIPGMTQDVSWTIVNLSYITFSFIMFHHVTGLPFESTMTTSGAYDDLTLWEQIDSGAQYTPAKKWLTSVPIGLFLISTHYTRYDYVLFALNFAALIFVLFPKLPVLHRLRFHFAVNNDVPQTPVQSRPPSPARRTVGGR